In one Nocardia tengchongensis genomic region, the following are encoded:
- a CDS encoding CsbD family protein, whose product MSEHDKSGKQEGAERAVEGVKAKDTAAIVAGHEDRLEEGRGHQDKAQSQRETAMKEAQAQQERATAELDEQRQRSHQGG is encoded by the coding sequence ATGTCCGAGCACGACAAGAGTGGAAAACAGGAAGGCGCCGAACGCGCTGTGGAAGGCGTGAAGGCCAAGGACACCGCCGCAATCGTGGCCGGTCACGAGGATCGGCTGGAGGAAGGCCGCGGCCACCAGGACAAGGCGCAATCACAGCGGGAGACCGCCATGAAGGAGGCCCAAGCGCAGCAGGAGCGCGCCACCGCAGAGCTCGACGAGCAGCGTCAGCGCTCACATCAGGGTGGGTGA
- a CDS encoding plasmid stabilization protein: MPKVWTDKQERQYEHIKDSARDRSESAKRAKEIAARTVNKNRAQLGQTKTAGRSSTDDKSPQQRGGQRSGRGGPKGPTRDQLYNEAKKRNIEGRSSMTKAQLAHALGHD, encoded by the coding sequence ATGCCGAAGGTATGGACGGACAAACAGGAACGCCAATACGAGCACATCAAGGACTCTGCGCGCGACCGCAGCGAAAGCGCCAAGCGTGCCAAGGAGATTGCGGCCCGCACGGTCAACAAGAACCGTGCTCAGTTGGGACAGACCAAAACCGCCGGCCGAAGCTCCACCGACGACAAGTCACCGCAGCAGCGCGGCGGGCAGCGATCCGGACGCGGCGGACCCAAGGGGCCGACCCGCGATCAGCTCTACAACGAGGCCAAGAAACGAAACATCGAAGGCCGCTCGAGCATGACCAAAGCCCAACTGGCCCATGCCCTAGGGCACGACTGA
- a CDS encoding hemerythrin domain-containing protein, translating into MPDRNYDVIDLLLAQHDRIKDTLHQVQLAVGTDKQQWFDELVRLLAVHESAEGEVVHPASRRHTVSDDIVEDRLHEEANAKQTLVELHELGVDHPEFNAKFGAFAYKVVEHAEAEEKQEFAQLLAQTSAAERAQLASAVRFAESVAPARPHPGVGQAPPAKHRAWGKTVEAISQEGRNQ; encoded by the coding sequence ATGCCCGATCGCAACTACGACGTGATCGATCTGCTGCTGGCACAGCACGATCGGATCAAGGACACGCTGCACCAGGTGCAGCTGGCGGTGGGAACCGACAAACAGCAATGGTTCGATGAGCTTGTGCGTCTTCTTGCGGTGCACGAGAGCGCCGAGGGAGAGGTCGTGCACCCGGCCTCACGCCGTCATACGGTCAGCGACGACATCGTCGAGGACCGCCTGCACGAGGAAGCCAACGCCAAGCAGACCTTGGTCGAGCTCCATGAGCTCGGTGTGGATCACCCCGAGTTCAATGCCAAGTTCGGCGCCTTCGCCTACAAGGTGGTCGAGCACGCCGAAGCCGAAGAGAAGCAGGAATTCGCCCAGCTCCTCGCGCAGACCTCCGCCGCGGAACGAGCGCAGCTCGCGAGCGCGGTCCGCTTCGCCGAATCCGTCGCGCCGGCCCGCCCGCACCCCGGGGTCGGCCAAGCCCCGCCCGCCAAACACAGAGCATGGGGAAAGACCGTCGAGGCGATCTCCCAGGAAGGCAGGAACCAATAA